The Canis lupus baileyi chromosome 5, mCanLup2.hap1, whole genome shotgun sequence region AGCCTAAGCCTCTGGGGAGTATAGGGAGCTCTCTGTCCTCCAGCTTGGATTCACAGCTCTGCCAAGGCGACCAGGTAAGGAAGGATTCCAGACTACTTATGGAAGGGAGAGGATGTCAGGATGAAGTGGGGGAAAATCGGAAGGGGCCAGATTCCCATCATTCCCTGGTCCTCAGCATCCCTACCCCACCCAGCACATCGAGGGGATGTGCCCTTGAGGTGCCAAAGACCCTCTCCCATGTCCCAGGGGCCAGACTCTTCCTCCAGGGCATCAGAAGGGATAAAGCCTGCCTGCTGGATACTTGGCTGTCTGGCCACGGCCTGGGCCTTAGGGGGAGGGGAACTCAGGGCCATCTTTGGGGGTTTACAGTCTTTGATGAGGATTTTCTCTAAGTTCATCTTGGCTCCATTCAAAACACAGTTGATGGTCTGAGACACAGTGGGGCCAGGGCGGTCAGGAAGGGAAGGTGGAAGAGGGAACAGGGCTCGGGAGAGAGAATAAGGCCAGAACCCCTGGAGAGTAGGAGGGCATACTGGGGTGAGCATCAAAGTGCCCCAGGAAAGAAATTTTCAGATGAGGGATGGGAAGCCCTTTGAGCAGCAGACGTGGTGGAAGGCAGCTCTTAGCTTCTCctctccttttattattattattatttttaaagattttatttatttatttatttatttatttatttatttatttatttatttatttaacacagaggtagagccagagagcacaagcagggggcaggggcagagagagaaggagaagcaggctccccactgagcagggagcctgacacggggctcgatcccaggaccctgggatcatgtcccgagccaaaggcagatgcctaactgactgagccacccaggcacccttctcttctcctttgggAAACCAAACAAAAGCTGGGACCATCCCGGGACACAGATATCCCAGCTCCCCACCTCAAGCCCCTTGCCTCCTGCCCTCCAGGTCTTCTCAGCTTGCAGGCCACTCTCTGACACAGTGGATGCCCGTGGCTCATCCTGTGCCAGCTGGCTGTGCCCCTCACCCCTGGCACCAGCCAGGTCTGCCTTGCTGACCTGTTGCCAAGGCCTGGACCTATACCTGTGCACCCTGCAGCCCACACCATTGGGCACAGCCGGGCAGAGTCTCAGAAGTGATGTCTTGAGCACAAGTAAGCCCAGGGCAGAGGGCTGTACCTTGATGGAGGTGGGAAGTGGGAGGCGGGAGAGGACTCTTAGGTTTCAGGACAAGATAGTGAGGGGACCCAGTGTCACTGGTGAGGACAGTGTCTCAGGCACACTTTACTTCCATGTTTAGGCCTAGAGTCTTGGTTTTGGCAgtgtggtggggggaggtttCAGGGTGACACCTGAGCCAGAGGAGATGGAGAGTGGCTTTCTCAGGCAGGGAGATCTGGAGTAGGTACAACCAAAGTCCTGGGGATTGAGGATGGGGCTTTGTCTGCCTAGAATGTTTGAGctagaggattctttttttttctttttttttctgaagatcttatttatttattcatgagagacacacagagagaggcagagacataggcatagggagaagcaggctccatgcaaggatcttgatgtgggactcgatcctaagactccaggatcacgcctgagccaaagacagacactcaaccgctgagcacctAGGCGTCCCTAGGTGACTCTGACTGGGAGCCAGAGAGCTAAGGGTGGAGTCCTGGTTCTGCTCCTTCTGGAAATGTGACTTCAGGCACATCACTGAGGCCAGTTTCTTCTTCCATGAGAGTAGGATCCCGCTATACCTATATTCTAGGTCTGTTTTGTAGTAATGCACTATCTCATTACACACCTGTGacctcctggagggcaggagctTTGCTGCTATGTCCCTCATTTACCCAGCACGGAGCACAGAGTGAAGCAGTTCAGTGAGGTTGGCTCAGTGAATAAATGAGAATCCAAGCAGACAATTTActtcatggcatttttttttctttttagtatttcaCTTTACATCCCTCCTAGCTTATCTCTAGCCTCCCTGGCTGTTGCATCTCAGTCTCCCTTGCTAGTTCTTCTCTACTTACCTCCAAAATATCTCTATGCTCTGGACTTCCTTCTCCAGagccttcttcccttccctcccccactttagtctcctctctcctcttcttgcCCTCCTCTTTGCTCTCCTCTGCTTCATGGAGAGTagcactttttttgtttttgttttgttttgttttttagattttatttatttactcatgagagacacagagagagagaggggggcagagacacaggcagagggagaagcaggctccatgcagggagcccaaggtgggactcgatcctgggtctccaggatcacgccctgggccgaaggcaggtgccaaaccactgagccacccagggatcccctgtttttgttttttaagattttatttattattcatgatagtcacacacagagaggcagagacacaggcagcaggagaagcaggctcctcacagagagcccaatgtgggactcaatcccaggaccccaggatcactccctgagccaaaggtagacgctcaactgctgagccacccaggcatcccaagtagcACGATTTGATAGAACTTCCTGCAATTAGGGATACCATCTATGCTTATGCTGTTTGCTACCTTGCCTACTGAGCCTTTTAAATGTGGCTGgtacgatgaatacccaccatttgcttcgacgtggatggacctggagggtattatgctgagtgaagtcagtccatcagagaaggacaatcatcacatggtttcactcgtacggaatataaaaaatagtgaaagggattaaaggggaaaggagagaaaatgagtgggaaaaattagagagggagacaaatcatgagagattcctaactctgggaaacaaacaaggggttgtggaaggggaggtgggcgggggcagggggtgactgggtgacgggcactgatgggggcacttgacgggatgagcactgggttttataccatatgttggcaaattgaatttaaagaaaatattttaaatattaaaagtgtcataaaaaagaataaactacaaGTGCTAGGAAAAAAACGTGGCTGGTATGagtgaggaactgaattttttattgtaCTTATTTTAATTAGTTGAAATGTGATCACATGTCAAGTGACTATTTTGGACACTGCCGATCTGGCTCAGGTGGTCTCATTAGGCAGGGCCCCTGGCACCCAAAGGTGTATCTTCAGCTTGGATCTCTCCTTTAGACTCCAAACCAAATCACCAAACAAATAAACTCCAAACCAATTCATCCACCTGCCCACTTGACTTCACTTAGATGTCTAATAAGCTTCttgaatagttttcttttttttaaatattttatttatttaagagagagagacagagatatcgAGAGAGAGCTCGaacagggcaggagagggagaagcaggctccttgccgctgtggggctccatcccaggaccctgggatcatgacctgagccaaaggcagaccgactgagccaccgaggcgcccttGAATAGTTTTCTCTGTCTAAAATTTTTGAGCGCTGCATAAACACTAGCAGCTTTTGTCGGCAAGTGCAGACCaggaaggctcagagaggggaaacACCTGTCCAGTCATCCAGCAGGCTTGCAGGCTAGAGGGCTCCCCCACCCCGGGCAGGCCAGGTTGGATGGGGAGCAGAACCTTCCCCCAGGCTGCAGCACCCTGACCGCCCTGACCATCTTTCTTTTCCTGCTCAGAGCACCAGCCACCAGGGCCGAAGGCCGGCTCCATTGATGAGAAACTCAAGGCCAAGTATCCTGCAAGCAGGGACAAGAGGGGAAGTGGGCAGTTAAGAGCTGGCGAGGGGGCCCTCTGCCCATCCTTCTCTCCTCCCAGCGGCTCTTCCCCGACCCCCTGCCGGAACAGAAAGAGCCCCAGCCCTTTAGCGgtctgcccctgccctctgcccacccccatctCCGAAGAGCTCCCATTCTGCCTCCACCCCATCTCTCCTGCATATCCACTTCTGCTTCCTCCTTACCCCTGCACCTATGGGGCCCTACCTTCTGTCCAATGTCCCCCCCTCCTCATGCTGCCCTCAGGCTCCTCCTACCCCACCATGGCTGTGCCCAGTTTGCTGATGAAAGTCAATGAACCCGGGCACCCCACTGCCCAGAGGGACATCCCGTATCCTTACCCAGGGGCCTCCCCGGCCTGTGGCCAAATCCAGCCTTCCCAGGCTAGGAATCGAGATCCTGGAGCTGCCAGGACCTACTCCCCAGGGCCAAAGAGCACTGGCAGGGTGGCTGCAGCCAGGCGGGCCCCAGCAGGCTCCCGGCCGGGCACCACAGCGCTGCCTTACCTGCTGAAGAAGGAGAACGGAAAAACCCTGTACCAGTGCAACGTGTGCAGCAAGAACTTTGGGCAGCTTTCCAACCTCAAGGTatctgcctcccaggcccccGCTGCTCCCCTCAGTGTCCTTCCATGATCCCCTCCTAAGCTGAGTTCAGAATCAAGGACCTTAAAGCCACAGCAACTCCTGGGCAACCTCTAGGCTGTGATCTGGGATGGTTCGTTTGGCCCCTCACTGTCATGTTTGCAGAGAGGAGACACAGGATAGGATGGCCTCCGAACTCCTCCCCACTCTAAGAGACTGTCTAGGAGAGCTCTCATTTCAGTCAAAAATGGGGCAGCCAAGGGAAGGGTTTCCCCAAGCTCACTTTGGCTTAATGGTGAAGTTAGGCCTTGATATTAGCCTCTCGAGGTCTAGCGCAAAGCCCTTTCCTGAACAACTACCTTTCTGGATTCCCAGTCAAGCCTCCTctgatttgtttgtttgaaggtccagtggggggcacctgggtggctgagtggttgagcgtttgcctttggctcaggtcatgatcccgggatctctgggatcgagtcttgcatcaggtgcctcgtggggagcctgcttctccctctgcctgtgtctctgcctctctctctgtgtctatcatgaataagtaaatggaatctttaaaagaaggaggaggaggaggaggaggaagcccagttggggaacgGGTAGCTTTTAGTGAGTTTGGGTCACAGACCTGACAATTAGCCTTTTTCACATGGGATCCCACAAAGCAGCATGGCGCTGTTAGTGTCATCATCCACATGGTCCAGTGGGGGCATCGTGGGCACCTCTCTGTGTGGCAGCAGAGAGGGGTTCTAGGCCCATGCTGGCAACTCTGAAGTTGAGGAAAAGTTATGATTGTTGAGGAACTATTCTTCTAGGTTCTCCAGGGTGTGAGTTCTTAAGCTTTAATGAGATTCAAACCTGGAGCCCTAGGAAACATGCAGATTCTGAGGTCCCAGCCCCAGAGATTTTGATGCAGCTGGTCTGGGGGCAGGGCCTAAGCATCTGCATTTTCCACgtttccaggtgatgctaatCCTGCTGGTCAGTggaccagactttttttttttttttaaagattatttatttgagagagagagagaccagggaggaggggcagagggagagggagagagagtcccagcTGACTCTgagctaagcatggagcccaatacaaggctcgatcccatgaccctgaaatcacgacctgagctgaaactaagagtagatcacttaaccaactgtaccacccaggcgcgcctgtggaccacactttgagcagcACTGCTCAGGATATATATACATGGACTATACCTTACCTAGCCTTCTGGCactgtcaccccccccccccactgggcACCAGAAAGAGTGAGGGTATCTTAGGGAATGGAAGAGAGGCCCTGAGGGGAGTGATAGAGTAGCCAGGAGATTGAGAAGCCTTGGTGCTCAATAGAGGTCCTGTGGGAGTGTGGGGAGAGATCTGGACAGGATCCCGGGCTCTGCTGGAGGGTTCTGGGCAAGTTGGCAGCATTTCTCCCACACCTTGCTCAGGTCCATCTGCGTGTGCACAGTGGGGAGCGCCCATTCCAATGTGCCCTGTGCCAGAAGAGCTTCACTCAGCTCGCCCACCTGCAGAAGCACCACTTGGTGCATACTGGGGAGCGGCCCTATGAGTGCCTGGTGagaccctccttcccctcccctgtaCTCCTGCAGGCTGGTGAGTAGCTCCAGGCCCCTGGTGGGATGGCACCTATAGCCTCCAATCTCCAATCTTCCTGAGCAAGTGGAGACAGGCCTGGGGGcaagggtggaggtggggaggcaggtggaggtgaAAATGACTCCTGTCAGCTTGGAAAGACCAGAATGCAATATTGGAAGTTACTCCCTGGGCTTGGAGTGAGGACTAGAGATGTACGTCTATGGGAGGAGGCTAATAAAGCTGGGGAGTCCTGAGGAGTGGAGTCCCGGAGAAGTAAAAAGCCTAGTGTGTGCAAAGTATGCAAACACTACCAATAACATCAGCTTGATACGAGCTCCTCTCTTTGAAGTCCTGCCACGTCCAACAGCAGGAATTTTTCCCTGTTTTACAGAGGCAGACATGAATAAAGCATAGTGGTTCTCTGTCTTCTGGGCTACTtggcttcaaatcccagctctcccTCCAACTTGTGTGACCTTTGGCTAGTGGCTCTCCtcctctgagcctctgccttctcgATGTAATATTGGAATTAGGCTAGCACTTAGTCATGcctctccagggtcctgggaaagaCTATGTGAGACCAATTCCTGGCATGTGGCAGCTCCCAGTAAATGTTAATTACGCCCACGAAAGCTGTAGGCCCACGCGTAAGGGTCCTGTGTGATGATCTCATTCTGTCCATCATACCTATGAGGTTAGGTATTAATAGTCACATGTTACCAATAAGGAGAGCAAGGCTCAGACAGGAGATGTCACTTATGGAAGGTCACACAGGGAGGAAGAACCAGGATACTAACCCAGATCTACCTGGCTtcaatgtgccagacactgtgggTCCCAGGGAGAAATCTACAGGGGACAGCTTCCAGGGTCTGTGCTATAGggaggcagtggtggtggtggtgtgtgtgtggggggggtgcccacggtggggaggagagcagagatcctgagccagcaaggtgcACAGAGCTGACACCAGTGCCCATTCCCACCAGATGTGCCACAAACGCTTCAGCAACTCCAGCAACCTCAAGACCCACCTGCGCCTGCACTCGGGGGCCCGGGCCTTCCAGTGCAGTGTTTGTCCACGTCGCTTCACCCAGCACGTTCACCTGAAGCTGCATCATCACCTGCATGTCGCACGGCCTTGTGGCCACCTGTCCCTGGCATCTCTTGCCTGCTTTGCCCGATGGCACCAGGAAGCACTGGATCTTGTGGCACTGCCATCGGAGAGGCAGACGGGTTGGGATTCAGAAAAGACCAAGGTGTCCTTGGCACCTGGGGAAAAGTAGGGGCAGCCAGCCTGAGCCCTCGTGcctggagaggaggcaggagcagagcaATTAAAGGATTTTCTCTATGGCAAGTTGAGGCCTCCTGAGCTTCAACAGTGGAGGGAGAAGTCACTGTGTATTTGTCAGGCCTCACACCTCACCTGGAAGCAGGTCAGGGAACACAGCCAGGGAGAGCCTGTGATGCCCACTATGGGATGGGTGCTTGCAGCCATCCACATCTAGCTGGATTTGGGTCCTGCTTCctttctgggatctagtcctccAATCTCAGCTTGCCAATGGATAGTCCGCCTTCCAGGACTCTGCATGGTGCAGACTATGTTGCCAAGCACTGGGCCCACTGCCTTCTTTCCTGAACAGATGTTCTAGCACCTGCTGGAACACCTCCATGTACATCAGATGTACATCTGATGCTTCCCATCACCTTCTTGTCTCCCAGTTCACAGGAAACTAGTGTGCCTCCTTAGCTGGTACTCCCTGCCATGATCAGGAGGGGTGTGCTCCTCTCTCGGTACATGCCGGGATCTGAGCCGCCTGTGGGGGGTGGAAGGGCAGGAACACAAGGATGTCAATGTCCACTCATGACCAGGAAACACCATGCTGCCCTGTGTGCCAGGACCAGTTCCCGCGAGGGCAAAGAGCTAAGGAGGTCCAAgtctaggggaggggcagaggccctACAAGGAGTGTAAACAGGTAAGAACTGGCAAAGAGAACCCAAACGAGGACTCTCCTAATGACCGACCTCTCTGCAGTCCCAGAGGATCCCCTCAGGTGTGCAAGGTGTTCTGCACCTCTGGACTCCTGGGAGTTAGCATCAGGTGGGAAAGGACACTGCCTGGAAGCAGGAGACCCAGGTTATAATCAGCAGCTATTACTGAACAGTAACAGCTGGCCGGCTTCCAGCAGGGGGCTCCGTTCGCGCCCCGTGGGTTTGAGCGCGGCTTCCCGGGCCGGGCGCGTCGTAGCTCTCCAGGAGCGCGCGGGACAGCTGTCACCAGGAGCCCACCGCGTCAGGGCCACGGCGGGGGCTCTGGCCTCCCCAGGACGTGGGGATCAAGGTCCGGGTGTAAAGCCCACCGCGTCACCCCTTTGGCCCTGAGCCAGATGCCCAGCACTCGGGCTGAGCCCCACCCGCTCCGCCGGGCCGCGCCCCCTCCCGGTgttgccccgcccccgcctcctcGCCCCGCCTCCTGGGCAGCCCCCGCCTCCGGGCCCCCGCTCGCGGGAGGTTCCTCTCTCCGCGCCCACCTCGTGCACCGCGGGTGTGGGGTCCCCGGCACGCGGGGCGCCCCTGAGGCCTCCCGAGGCCTAGAGAAGTCGCGCGGACCGCGCGGAGAGCACggcaagggaggggaggagaagtgGGGCTCAAGCAGGGGCCCCCCGCAGAGCGTACCCCCTGCCCGGGGGCCAGGGCAGCCTCTGGGTCCGTCCCCCGCCCTCAGGGACTGCGGGCGCGGCCGCTGTTTGCTCAAGGGGGCGGGCCGGAGAAGGCGTTTCTCTGCAGGGGAGCGGATCCGGGTGGCCCCCGGGGCCCGCAGCGCCGTAGAGCCTTGCCCTTGCCATGGCCGAGCGGCacggggggctgggggcgcgcCTGGCCCGCCGCTTGGCAAGGCTAGGGCTCTGGAGGGAGCGCCGGGGGAAGCGGACCCCGGAGGAGGCCAGAGCTCGGGATAGGtgagggggatggaggagggctgAAGGGGCGCCCCcggccctgtgtgtgtgtgtgtgtgagagagagagagagagagggtagtgGATGTTCAAATAAGCGTGTATGAGCGTCTCAGAGCATAAAAAAATGTGTTAGTGTGCTGCGATTTGGGGTATATGTGAACCCGGTCTTTAGAAAGTACCTGTgctcttttaaaactttaaaacaacttTTGCAATTCCCTAAACAAGCAGGCGGCCGGCGGACAGTGATTTCCTCTCTGTAAAGGCAAACGTGGTAGCTCCTCCCGCTCCTGTGGACTTTGATTGTCACATCACAGGCCAGTTTACCTCTGGTCTTCATTCCCTTTGTTGTGAGCATGACAAGCATCTGAGTTGCCTTAGACTGCACTGCATTTGCCCTTAGATGCCACGGGGACGATTTCCCCTGTCATCCCAGATCGTAATAACAATAAAGCTTTGTTTGCCCCTTGCTTCAGTGCCTTAcctggattatctcatttaatcctcacagcagctcTCTGAGGCAGGTAGTTCGTGTGATTCACATATGGAAATggaagttcagagaggtgaagtcaccTGCccggtcacacagctgggaagtggtGGAGCTGGGTTGCAAGCTTAAGCAGTCTGACTACTCCTGAGCCCGTATCCTGAAGCACTGGGCTGCTCTGTTGCCTGGAGACATTTCAGGACTGCCAGCCAGGGGGCCAGAGCACCATCCAAACCCTAGCTGCCACTGACCTTGTCACCTTGAACAAATTGCTTCCTCTGTCTGAGCCCATTCACTGGCAACTAATGTCCAGGTGGTAGGAAAAAGGCCCTGGATGGCAATGCTGAATGGCTGGGAGGTGCATAGTAAAGAGGACCCCAGTGGTTCACAGGACCTATATCTGAAAAGAGCGTGGAATATGTTCACAGGCCCGGGGTGTTGTGTATCTAGGTAGTTACCAGGCAATTTGTTCTGATCTTATCATGACACCGCTGTCTTCAGCAGCACTGGGAGGGGTGGGGTACCTGAGGActagggcagagtgagaggagggGTTTGTTCTGCTCTCTCacaccaaagagagagagagacgaggGGAGGGCCTAGCCACCCTGGAAAGCCTGGAAGCCTGGGTGCCCCTGGGGGTGCCCACACCCTGCCActgccctgcccgcccccaccTGGAAGACATGCCCTCTCCCATTACCAGGTCGGTTGGTTGGGCAGGAACCTGCCCTATAGGCCCAGGTGGTGGCACTGCCCCTCCCTTTCCCCACTTGAGAGGAGGCAGGGTTGGCATGCAGGTGAGTCAGGGGTTGGGAGGACATGGGAGGGACTGTGCATGCTCATGGGCCAGTGTGATGATACATCCCATGCAGGCACTTGGACTCGGTTCTCACCAGATGTGGGAAAGGGACTCCAGCATTAAGACACAGACCTCTCTGATCCCTGCAGATTCCCCGGGGTTGGGCACAGGGTGCACAGAGGAGGCAATGGAGGCACTCATTAGTGTCGTGATGTCCAACCAGCCCTTGGAATGGGACAGTTCTAGTGTCCTAACTCCAAggctcaccagctgtgtgactccaggcaagttacttcacctttctgggcctcagtttccttatctgaaaaacgGGAGCGTAGTATCCTCCTTGTAGGATTATTGTGAGGCCCGAAGAAGACCACTTGAGCACCATACCGAAGGCTCAGCTTGGCACTGGGAGGGCCTCAGCAAATGGCAAGTCTTTGAATTATTGAGATGCTGTCCTTTTTCTATATTCTGGCCTCGCTACAGACCTAGTCCTCGCTTTTGTCCTAAGTTcatccctgtctctttctctcttttggagGAGTAGACAGCtgtgggagggagcagaggggaggctgCTGTGTAGACCCTGCCCCACTCCCAAGGGTTCAGGACCTCAGCCTGCCTGTGTGCCCTGAGTGAAGTGGGCGAGGGCCCCAGGGTCCAGTCTGAGGGTGAGAAAGGAGGAGGTTACTTCACTCCTTTCCCTGTGCTTCCTTCCTAGGCCCTGGGGTGGCCAGAGCTGCCCTgacctggcccagggcctgggcagCACCAGCAATGTCAGCCTCCAGGTAAGAGTGAATCTGAAGCAGTAGGCGGGGAGGGGGTTTCAGAAGCTCTGGGAGGGGCTGCGCAGGCCCTGAGAACCCTGAGTTCTCTAATCTTCCCTCTGCCACTGATTCACTATGTGCCCCTAGGCAGATCATTCCCccacctcagtttccctatctgcaaaatgggaacaatGCCACTCATAGTTGTTGTGAGAAAGAAAGTCATGGATGCAGGACCTCCAGCGAGGGGCCTAGATGCTCTGGAAGCCTGAGCTTCCTAATGCCCAGGCCCTCGGGGAGGAGCCCCCTTTCCATACTCCCTCAGCTTGACCTTGTCTCATCTTTGGCCCCCTTTCCCCACTTCCTGGCACAGCACCTCAGGGGTGAAGCTGGACCAGTGGTCTCACTTACTGGCCACAATTCCCCTGTCTTCAGTGGGGACTTGAGCCATGGCTTGAACAGTGACAGGGTGTCCTCCCTTTGGAGGAGCAGAAGGCCTCCTCTGGAGGTGGCTCAAGCAGCCATGTGTCTGCGGTCCTGAATACCATTAGTAATTACTAGCATTTAATTGAGTGCTCATTATGTGCTGGTTACTCTGCGCGGCTTATCTCCTACTATCTTCACAACACTCCCAGGAAGCAGGTACTGTTATTATCATACCCATATTACACACTGGGAAGCTGAGATTGTGGCTAGGAAGTAGCAGAGCTGTGATTTGAGCCTGGGTTGCCTCGCTCCAGCCCCCCATGTGAATCACAGTGCCATCCTGTCTCTTGAAGTATTCAGCCCTTGGGGAACAAGAGGCTgtacctatttcacagatgagtaaaTAGAGGTATTTGGGATCAAGGGCCCCTGCTAGGAGGACTTTTGAGCCCAGACCTGGCTCCTCTTTTACCAAGGACACAATCCTGCCCCTGAAGATTAGTGGTTTGGGGAGTAGTGTCCATAATGGGTGTGGAATCCCTGGCCCTCTCCCTTCACTCACTCACATGGCCAGGCTGGGCTGCAGGGAAAGAGAGCAGATGGAGATTAGGTTTGTCCCACTTTCAGGGGAACCCTCTTCCCTGGCTCCCTCACGGCCCATGTACACCTCTATGCCCAGGTACCTCCTCCTGggtgtgcttgggattctcagGCTGCGAGGTACTGGGTGTGGGGGCTGGTGGCTGTAAGCTCTCTGGAAGCCTGGAGTGGGCAGAGGCCATAGACACTTGTAGCAGGCATGCCCATGCAGTCCCCAACCCCCAGAGAAGTTGCTGCCGAAGGGCCAGAGGTCTGTGG contains the following coding sequences:
- the ZNF683 gene encoding tissue-resident T-cell transcription regulator protein ZNF683 isoform X1 is translated as MEFGWIKTARGAVGGTPQSGKGRKLFIQSSWLPAPPPCIFQRELMQSQVKSLMPAGSKGMKWESAPERHCCHKPKPLGSIGSSLSSSLDSQLCQGDQVFSACRPLSDTVDARGSSCASWLCPSPLAPARSALLTCCQGLDLYLCTLQPTPLGTAGQSLRSDVLSTKHQPPGPKAGSIDEKLKAKYPASRDKRGSGQLRAGEGALCPSFSPPSGSSPTPCRNRKSPSPLAVCPCPLPTPISEELPFCLHPISPAYPLLLPPYPCTYGALPSVQCPPLLMLPSGSSYPTMAVPSLLMKVNEPGHPTAQRDIPYPYPGASPACGQIQPSQARNRDPGAARTYSPGPKSTGRVAAARRAPAGSRPGTTALPYLLKKENGKTLYQCNVCSKNFGQLSNLKVHLRVHSGERPFQCALCQKSFTQLAHLQKHHLVHTGERPYECLMCHKRFSNSSNLKTHLRLHSGARAFQCSVCPRRFTQHVHLKLHHHLHVARPCGHLSLASLACFARWHQEALDLVALPSERQTGWDSEKTKVSLAPGEK
- the ZNF683 gene encoding tissue-resident T-cell transcription regulator protein ZNF683 isoform X2; translated protein: MKWESAPERHCCHKPKPLGSIGSSLSSSLDSQLCQGDQVFSACRPLSDTVDARGSSCASWLCPSPLAPARSALLTCCQGLDLYLCTLQPTPLGTAGQSLRSDVLSTKHQPPGPKAGSIDEKLKAKYPASRDKRGSGQLRAGEGALCPSFSPPSGSSPTPCRNRKSPSPLAVCPCPLPTPISEELPFCLHPISPAYPLLLPPYPCTYGALPSVQCPPLLMLPSGSSYPTMAVPSLLMKVNEPGHPTAQRDIPYPYPGASPACGQIQPSQARNRDPGAARTYSPGPKSTGRVAAARRAPAGSRPGTTALPYLLKKENGKTLYQCNVCSKNFGQLSNLKVHLRVHSGERPFQCALCQKSFTQLAHLQKHHLVHTGERPYECLMCHKRFSNSSNLKTHLRLHSGARAFQCSVCPRRFTQHVHLKLHHHLHVARPCGHLSLASLACFARWHQEALDLVALPSERQTGWDSEKTKVSLAPGEK